In Mustela lutreola isolate mMusLut2 chromosome 1, mMusLut2.pri, whole genome shotgun sequence, one genomic interval encodes:
- the LOC131827553 gene encoding uncharacterized protein LOC131827553: MEAEPKAAPAEELEPTATSAAQEWGTVPAVTSAGDQEPAGDLVPAPREADAVEEEQAPATAPAPAPAPPVPAPAPDTPLFPAAAPARAVPTSPAPACAPVFTPDPDPPMILPLPLPLFLPQTQILPQLLPLAPACDSVLVSGPASALDPALATTADPVLLLSPVPVPALASLPAPVPAPIPTPIPTPSPVGLPEPHSGLTALQGEIPVQLPLVLAPDLDALPECVVPSPYVLSLWYILTVTVAFHVLYAVYHLF; encoded by the exons ATGGAGGCTGAGCCCAAGG CTGCTCCAGCTGAGGAGCTAGAGCCAACTGCAACTTCAGCAGCTCAGGAGTGGGGGACGGTGCCTGCAGTGACGTCAGCAGGAGACCAGGAGCCAGCAGGTGACCTGGTACCTGCCCCCAGAGAGGCTGATGCTGTTGAGGAAGAGCAGGCACCTGCCACTGCACccgcccctgctcctgctcctcctgtcCCAGCCCCTGCTCCAGACACTCCCCTTttccctgctgctgcccctgccagagctgttcccacttcccctgcccctgcttgtgctcctgttTTTACCCCTGACCCAGATCCTCCCATgatcctgccccttcccctgcccctgttcctgccccagacccagatCCTGCCCCAGCTCCTACCCCTTGCTCCTGCCTGCGATTCTGTTCTTGTCTCTGGCCCAGCTTCTGCCCTGGATCCTGCACTAGCCACTACTGCTGACCCTgtcctcctcctgtctcctgtccctgttcctgctcttgcatctcttcctgctcctgtccctgcccctaTCCCAACCCCCATCCCTACTCCTTCTCCTGTGGGGCTCCCAGAGCCACATTCAGGGCTCACAGCCCTGCAGGGAGAGATTCCTGTACAATTACCGTTAGTTCTAGCCCCTGACCTTGATGCCCTGCCAGAATGTGTTGTCCCCTCCCcctatgttctttctctctggtaCATATTAACTGTTACAGTGGCTTTCCATGTCCTCTATGCtgtttatcatttgttttaa